AACACAACCAAACAGGCTGTTATAATGTTCTTCTTTTGAATTTAATCATCACTAGATGAGTAACTGCtgttatatttgtaatatttgtaaaatccacaaacattttttaaaggttttccCAGCTTTCCGTGGGTGGTAACACAAGATTAACTGCACCAGGAAAACTGGGCAATCTATAATAAGCCTaattgaaacacacacacatacaggcaCACTTACAGCCATAGCGGCTTGTATTAGTGGAGTTTTGCTGTCTTCTGCCACGTTGACCCAGTTGACGTCGGCGCCGTGCGCTAGAGCGTCTGCCATGAGTGGGAAATGTTGCATAGCTGCAGATCGATACAGCAAAGCCCCGGGATGAAGGCCACTCAGATCTTCCTCTTCATCATtctctgcagagagagagaaagagagtaagTAAACATTTGTAATTCTATGCAGAATGTGAGAGATTCTGAAGTAAAGAATTCATCATTTTCTGCAGCTGTcttttatttatcatatttatgtgtgtgtcgAACCTTTATGAGAGCTGGAATTGTTCTTCATTATGTCACTTGGGGTCAAGCCtacaagaaaaaacacaaataacagtCAACTGATTAGATCAGTGGCAAATGAAACAGACACTCATTCAGAAATCCTTCATGGCTTCTGTTTACTAGTCCATTTACTATTATTAAACTATTGTTATGTTCCAGTTCTCAAATTTGATGGGCTGAGAAGTGTTGATATTTAGTCAAACAGCACTATGACATTACATTTTACTGTTCTGCATCAGTATGTCTGCAGCGTTCCAAACTGGCTGTCAGTCAGCTGCAATGTATAGCAACAGTTTATTACTTTTCTTCTGGGCTTCTATTTGTGTTCAGTGGATCAAAGCAGTCATAAGAAACAGGAACTATTCTTAATTATTTACTGATTTTTTTAACCAGGTTAAAAAGGACTGCCTACCTATGCTGACATTGGAAGCATTTAAGGAACATATCCTCTGACCCATAAAACAGTACTATGCATTCACCATAATGCAATGTGGGGTTTAATCTGCGTGATAATATCGGATTACTGTAGTTCAACTGTTAAAGCTTTGCGCTATAGCAAGATATATACCAGAGAATAAATGGACCGATAAAATGCACAGTAAGTCTCTTATTTAAAGAATGAATGTCATAGCAACAGCAAGTTGAAAAAATGGTGGGTAAGGGACCATCTAAAAAGTTCACACATTGTAATATGACAGCAAGAGGGaaattccgagagcacgtgaaggcagcataaacTGCCTGAAGACTCCAtttaaattgatagttcacccaaaaatgacaattctgttactttttactcaccctcaagttgttctaaaactgtataaaattctttgttctattgaacacaaaagaagatgtttggaagaatttgGAAAACTAAACACTTCTAGGGCacccttgactaccatagtagttttacAAGCATACTTCTAAAtatctctttttgtgttcagcGGAACAACAAAATTTAGAccgttttggaacaactagggggtgagtaaattatgacagaattttcacttttgtgtAGTATTCTATCCAGTGTTGGGGAGTAGCTAACTACAAGTAGCGACGCTActaacttaactacatttttctgTAGCTTGATGGTAGttaagttacttttaaaacagtGTAGCTTTTCCGGTAGTTAAATACTTCCACAAGCAAGTAGCGGTGTAGCATGTCGAAACGCTACTCGCTACATTCCATTGTGACAAACTTTTAAGCAATAAGCAGCGCACAGACAAAAACTTGGTCAATTGGTCAAAGACTAAAGATTATAGACAAACCGTTTTATTTACAGGAAAAAGGTCtaaaaggcattaaaataatacataattaaaagtTGTAGACAGCGAGTTTTCACAATATACAGCaataataatgcaaacattcttaaagaaaaaaatgcctCAATTACGACAAAAAtgagatattctaaacgtaagACAAGAAATATGCTATTGACAAGAGACACGGATCCTCATCTAAATAAAGCATTAAAAGCGGCGTTCCTGGAATttaccgtaaaccactcaatatCCGCGCATCCGAATGGCTTGACCGCAGTGATTAAGAGACATGAACTTGGACAAATAAGGCTATGGGCAGTTAAAGAAGCAAACAGTAATATTTACACGTTTGTATGTATTCTGTGCAAACCAAAAATTTAAACGCTGTCTGCATCAAAGACTTCAAGCACAAATTTAAGGAAACACATACAGGTGAGTTATTTGGCcctttgcaaaatatataagtTGCATACATTTGTTCTTTTTGTTGTTATAATTATTCACATTGTCTACATTTTGCAAACTGTTAACTTGAGATAAATTTGAGTATTCAACTTGACTGTATAACTTTAACTTGAGTACTGTgtagtttacaaaataaaataacactgAAATCATAACTGTattgtattacattgttttaaacagtgttttcttaaaacatttttcattagcTAACTACTTTTTCAGATGGGTAGCTAAGCTGTAATTGAACTACTTTTATTGATGAGTAGCTTAGCTTATCTAACTACAGTTTCAAAGTAGCTTCCCCAACACTGATTCTATGTAGTGTGTATGTAGATTTCACAGCTGGAGTGAAATAAAAGGAATGGTTTTGTGCTTATTGAGTTTTTAGGATATATGGGTCTGTGTACCTGTAAGTCTTGGAAGAGTGGCTCGAGTGGGTTTGGGTTTAAGTGCGGGACGTGCggtctgtctgtcttctgtggtCGCTCGATTACGTCGAGCACTGGAACGTCGCAGGAGCGGACCTCTACCAGTCTCTGGGAGCTTGTGGATGAATTTCTTCTCCACATATTTCGAGCGAATCCATGATTCCTTATCTTGTCTGAGAGATGATCAATTGGGTTACACAGAGAGAACCACCACTAATGTTGCCAAAtataaatatctttaaaaaaatcacaaattatgTTGTGAGCACTTGTATATATTTGTTCATAAAATAACTATGCAAAGGCTTGGTAGGAAACTCAAATTGTGCATGTCAATACAGAGCACCTACCTTGGACTAGAGGGGTGGGGCTTCTTGATGGTGATCTCATCTATACGCGCCTCATAGATCTTGTTTATAGCTGTGTTTCCTAACTCACACATGAGCTGAAGACAGAAAGTGATGAAGAAACAAAAGATGACAGGGCAAGAGAAGAGACTAAACAAATCGTAAAGAGTAAAAATTCCATATGATtgagaaatatatgaaaatgtgtgtgtagtCTTACTTTGATGAGCTCAGGTTCCCAGGAGTCCAGCGTAAGGGATCGTACCTTTGAAAAGTGGACACCTAAACTcctgtaaacacaaaaccaaaattTTAGGTGCACATTCACAAGATACAGTATaatgcgtatgtgtgtgtattaccTGTGTATACCAGAGCAGGTGATGCACAGTGTGATACCCAGATTAATAGAGGCCCAGTCAGGTCCAGGTTCCCCGCAGTCACAGCACTGCCTGTTCCCCGGAATGGCCTGCACCTCTTCCAACGCCTCCCGACCAGAAGTTTCTGACTCCCCTCCACTTCCACTCAAACGCACATTTCCCCCGGACACTGAACTACAGCGATCTCTCTGAGAAACacataaatgttcatttaaacatTGAGTATCAGTAAAAATCAGATACTTTGCTCATGGTCTCCTTAGTCTGCTGATCATTACGCTACTGTAAAGAAAATGAACTCGATATCTAATAAGATGGGAAAATTCgggactttaaataattaaccattTGCTTAAGACATTTACGTTGTAAGAATGTACTGTGAGACTTTAGATATAAAAACGGGCACTGGTGAGTTATTGTTTTATCATGAATATGTGATAACTCCCTATTAATTTAATAGAACGTTTGGGCATACCGGTAGCGTCagtgtaatgacgtcatgagcaatccagttatttatatagatcagtggtaCAAGCCAATGGTTCCCACAATAAATAACACCCTAATACATACAGcagtaataaataaacacacaaaataacgtTTACTGATTATTTCTAAAAATGGTGTAGGTGACGTGTAGGTATGTGATAGAAGACATCAGTAAGCTCAATATTCAAACAGCTGAACATAATGGAAAGTCcccaccaaaacaaaaacaaacgtgtgaatttgtgtatgttttacaGGGCTTAGAGTGTCATCTCGTCTCTCTTGGAACGCTGAGGCTATGCTGTTTTGAACGGCGTTGATCCAGCCTTGCTGCTGGCACTCTGAATCAGCCTGCAGCAAGCAGCTCCTATGGAcaagcacacatacacattggTATTTAGAGTTTCGGTAGGTTATGTAAATACAGAATAACATTTACAAAATGTCTACATTGGcatatacaaaaaacaaacaaacaaagtatTGCTCTaatatacattacattttaaaacaccagCCCCACACACATAGACTCACTTAGATGGAGAGACGACCTCAAAGCAGAAACGTCTTTCTTGTTCAGTGCAGTGCTTTACTGTGCATAAACGCAAGTCCTCCACAACAACAGTGGGCTGCTCCTGtatgcagaaaaaaacaatatgtgCCTTCTGTATGTGGTGCATGTTTATGAGGTTACAGAAAAGAACATGCAAGAACTGTGGTTTGTGTGTAGGCATATATTTGTCTCTAtgtacagtaaccatgtttaaAGGATGCTCTTTCATTAGATTAGGAGATTTAATAGAGGTTTTGTATAAATACCGTATCAGCTAGgtctctttacatttattcatttaggaGACACAGTCCAAAGCAACTTTAAAATGAGACggcatttaacatttaatcaaCGAAAATGATAAATGCTGATGCGCTCACTTCTTTTAAATTTAGGtctaatgttttgtaaatacctTAGTAGAAAAATAATAGAAACAAATCAGACATTTTTAACCAAATTATCTATAAAATGAAACGCTATAAAATTATCTAtaaaatgaaacatgaaaatatccAAAAAAGATGATTTGTTTTTAGAATAAAttgctaaacattcttgaaGTCTTCTTTTCTTAGAATCAAATGTGAGAACAGTTGAAACATTGTTGGGATCTTCTAAAATGCTAAAAATCAGATGCAGTATCTCAGGAAAAATATAGAGACTCAATTTGCTCTTCAATTGGTTCAGTTGTTGTCTAGGATAGACAGATAATTTTAAGAGATCTCATTTTAATTTCCCGTGGGTATGTTTGTGTGAAATATGTTGtgatttttgttgttgataAATGCTGCCAACTTCTTGTTAGACGTCCATACTTACATTATGTTTCTTTTGGTAAACCAACTGGTTTTTCTGAATGGAAAACCAACGCCTGCAACATGAACACACAGATGCACGTATCATCGCCATGTGAGGTATTAATAATGCATTTAGACTTGTACTTATGATTCACCTCCAATACCACAGAAATTCTACCTCCACAATGGACACAAGTGTAGTGAAAAAATAGGTGAAAGTGCAAATTCGTCCTCATAGACAAAATATAAAGGTATGACAAATGTTTAAAAGACTCCATGAAatgataaattaaattaaagcaaATAACTGAAACTGTGCATGGATAAAGAATTTCAACAAGCCACAACAGTACATCTATTGAATTAAAAGAATATAAATAGTTCCTAAAGGGACTAATAAACAGtaaaatgtttgttaaaatgTGTATGTTGTCTGAccttaaacaaaatcaaaaaatTATTAAACTGCTCTGGAATGGGATAAAGAGTGGAAACATGTACCTGCTCCATGTTTTGAAAGCATTGCTGGCTCTCTTGTACAGGTAACCTTCCATTACGATGCCATTGGGTGCATCTGGGCTGAAGTCCATAATGGAGTCATCATACGTCACGTCCTAAGGATGCCGATACAAATAAATCTTACTTTAGAAGTGTCTTTGTGTATATTATGTACAGTGCCTATGTGTACAAATACAATAGTCTGTTTGTTACTACCTTTTTCTTGACAGCAGCATGTCTTTGCTCCATGTCTCTTTTCTCTCTTGCTGAATTCAGGACCAGTTGAGTGTACTGAGAGACAATAACACATCTATGTGACATTTCATAATTTAAgtattattttaaacagaatGTATTATCAAATTTGTACAacgttttaataaacaaaacaaactttaacTTTCAAAATGTAGGACTTGTCAGACCAGACAGAAAATCCTGAAAAGCTAGAAACTCTTGGAGACTGAGGTTTGGATCATCTCCAGCTATGTGCTGTGACATGCATTTAGCTAGATCTTGAGCTTGGTTGTATAtcatacatttataaacacatggcTTAGCCATAATCACCACTTTTGTACATAGTTATTAAGAGACTCATCCAGTCATGAGCTATGACGGTGAGTGCATTATAATTGCAGTCTATTGATGGTGCTGCAGATTTTCGGACCACAGTCAGAACACATGTCAAAGTACACGTCACTCAAGGCTTAACTGAACAAGAAAGTCTGTAGGACATGCTGGGTCTTGCTTAACTTCCTGACCTATATTGAGAGAAGGCCATGAAGATAACCTCTATGTCCACCTTCACTTGTTATTCTGACTTTCCTGTTCTCTCCCATGCTTTGTTCGAGTCTGTCATGTGATTTCATCAAAACACATTTCCCTGTTTCCTTGGCTCTGTTACTACTTTTAAAAACACTCTTTATATcgtttgaaaacatttacattttctcttttttcaaaTACTGTGGAGCAAAGTAATTCTTAAAAACCCCACTGCTATAGGCTCTTGACATCTCTTGACATTTGTCATGCTTAGCGTTTCACCATTTCCTTTGCTTACAGGAAGTTATGAGCAGGTTTTGTGGTTTTCGCAGGCCAGTAGAAGGTGAGTAAGTTTCCTGTCTAAAACGTCTACATTACAACTTCATGTTCCACAGCATCAAGTAACTACTTAAAAACGGATTGTTTTTCTTATTACAATATGAACATATTATTAAACTGACAACCATGCACAATTACTGTACGTTAAGAAGTAAATAATCCATGTACTTAATAATCAAAGATAACACACGTTGTGTTTCGCTTgaatttttactgtttctttatgaagtttaacatgctgaatatgaaaatcacattttttttaccatcgacggtactcacaaaaaaactaaatttttttttacacatttatacatttcagtaTTATTACTTGTACGCAGAAATGACATGGTACTGGCATAACattgagctcaaaacaacagtcgtccaaaacttcagaagtgtacatttgatcgtttttgttttttatgactaatactgtcctcacgaaTAAAGTTCCAGAAATGTCTAGGATTTTCTGACGGTGACAATTAGAAAATttctaaaatacaataaaacattgatactacatgaaaataaatattaccacaataattagcatcgcagaattgtataaaaactataaaaaggtcAGGTGAAACAAAATTTGTTAATAAGTTGCATGAAGAGATCTTGcactattaaaatcaaaatgcagcagtgtttgtttttactaGTAACATCGTTACGTTTTGTTCTAGCATTTTACTGTTCTGCTATCTTGAAAGTATGTGCCAACACATAAACCAGCGTGTGATGCGTACTGTTTCCTGTTGTTGCTCTCTCTGGCAAACAACTTCCTGTCATGATGTGCCGTCATGTGATCCCTCAATATGCCATCATATTCCTCTCATTAGACCCTGTTGTTTAATTCAACCTTTCCACTATTTTTACGTGACTACGTGTCAATTTCCTCTTCCGAACAACTCTGCCT
The sequence above is drawn from the Triplophysa rosa unplaced genomic scaffold, Trosa_1v2 scaffold344, whole genome shotgun sequence genome and encodes:
- the acap1 gene encoding arf-GAP with coiled-coil, ANK repeat and PH domain-containing protein 1 isoform X2, which gives rise to MLETGRVYCQNSKSFVNGLKELGHHCSEDSTIGECLDKFSKKLSNILGAQEEVIETTQKSVKLKLQNFVKDDVKRFKDVRKEFERNSENLEAAVGRNAQAPRGKQHEVEDASNNLLNARRAFRSGALDYVLQINVIESRKKTEILMAMLSLMEAQALFFQQGYQSLTELENYRKQLKDEYTQLVLNSAREKRDMEQRHAAVKKKDVTYDDSIMDFSPDAPNGIVMEGYLYKRASNAFKTWSRRWFSIQKNQLVYQKKHNEQPTVVVEDLRLCTVKHCTEQERRFCFEVVSPSKSCLLQADSECQQQGWINAVQNSIASAFQERRDDTLSPRDRCSSVSGGNVRLSGSGGESETSGREALEEVQAIPGNRQCCDCGEPGPDWASINLGITLCITCSGIHRSLGVHFSKVRSLTLDSWEPELIKLMCELGNTAINKIYEARIDEITIKKPHPSSPRQDKESWIRSKYVEKKFIHKLPETGRGPLLRRSSARRNRATTEDRQTARPALKPKPTRATLPRLTGLTPSDIMKNNSSSHKENDEEEDLSGLHPGALLYRSAAMQHFPLMADALAHGADVNWVNVAEDSKTPLIQAAMANSLAACEFLLQNGAHVNQVDSNGKGPLHHATILGHTGLVCLFLKRAADYNAKDNEGKDPIGIAIDNANADIVTLLRIAKMNKEMREMDGTPSGDDTYHDIFRDFSQMASNNPEKLKRRSTDMK
- the acap1 gene encoding arf-GAP with coiled-coil, ANK repeat and PH domain-containing protein 1 isoform X1, which produces MTVKLDFEECLKDSPRFRAEIDKVEANVNELESRLEKLVKQCHTMLETGRVYCQNSKSFVNGLKELGHHCSEDSTIGECLDKFSKKLSNILGAQEEVIETTQKSVKLKLQNFVKDDVKRFKDVRKEFERNSENLEAAVGRNAQAPRGKQHEVEDASNNLLNARRAFRSGALDYVLQINVIESRKKTEILMAMLSLMEAQALFFQQGYQSLTELENYRKQLKDEYTQLVLNSAREKRDMEQRHAAVKKKDVTYDDSIMDFSPDAPNGIVMEGYLYKRASNAFKTWSRRWFSIQKNQLVYQKKHNEQPTVVVEDLRLCTVKHCTEQERRFCFEVVSPSKSCLLQADSECQQQGWINAVQNSIASAFQERRDDTLSPRDRCSSVSGGNVRLSGSGGESETSGREALEEVQAIPGNRQCCDCGEPGPDWASINLGITLCITCSGIHRSLGVHFSKVRSLTLDSWEPELIKLMCELGNTAINKIYEARIDEITIKKPHPSSPRQDKESWIRSKYVEKKFIHKLPETGRGPLLRRSSARRNRATTEDRQTARPALKPKPTRATLPRLTGLTPSDIMKNNSSSHKENDEEEDLSGLHPGALLYRSAAMQHFPLMADALAHGADVNWVNVAEDSKTPLIQAAMANSLAACEFLLQNGAHVNQVDSNGKGPLHHATILGHTGLVCLFLKRAADYNAKDNEGKDPIGIAIDNANADIVTLLRIAKMNKEMREMDGTPSGDDTYHDIFRDFSQMASNNPEKLKRRSTDMK